One genomic window of Anguilla anguilla isolate fAngAng1 chromosome 13, fAngAng1.pri, whole genome shotgun sequence includes the following:
- the apex2 gene encoding DNA-(apurinic or apyrimidinic site) lyase 2 isoform X2 gives MEELQMLDNEGRAVITQHKVMCQNQEKTLTVLNVYCPRADPEKPDRKLFKLQFYRMLQNRAEALLGAGSHVIVLGDVNTSHRPIDHCDPDDLESFEDNPGRKWLNNFLFGKAEGEGLEKEEGDREVGPESQEPGGCGGGKFVDTFRHFHPTRPNAFTCWSTLTGARQTNYGTRIDYIFADRPLAEEHFLSADIMPDVEGSDHCPVQGRLCCSPLQSPRCPPLCTRFMPEFAGRQQKLSRFLVQVGPQEQDALPGSQELGEIRENLRPPADAGSAARIGNMAGRKRGPTKETPAPRGKRIKTHNPPKPQGNLLAFFKPAASQGSRSCFVKGQDGSEDTGTQHSEGRARVQGGLSPPPDITKRGSVEGDGGAMEREGGAVEREGGAMEGEGGAVEGEGGAEPCPRGACPLGFWKAVLHGPPQPPLCKVHQEPCVLRTVRKAGPNMGRRFFVCCRPQGHASNPQARCNFFTWVDKGR, from the exons ATGGAGGAGCTGCAGATGCTGGATAATGAAGGAAGAGCTGTCATCACACAGCACAAAGTGAT GTGTCAGAACCAGGAGAAAACCCTTACCGTGCTCAATGTGTACTGCCCACGGGCGGACCCAGAGAAGCCTGACAGGAAGCTCTTCAAACTGCAGTTCTACAGAATGCTCCAGAACAGAGCTGAGGCCTTACTGGGAGCAGGGAG CCATGTGATCGTCCTGGGAGATGTGAACACTTCCCACAGGCCCATTGACCACTGCGACCCCGATGACCTG gaaagtTTTGAGGATAATCCTGGCAGAAAGTGGCTGAACAACTTCCTGTTTGGGAAGgctgaaggggaggggcttgagAAGGAGGAGGGCGACAGAGAGGTGGGGCCAGAGTCCCAGGAGCCTGGTGGCTGTGGTGGTGGAAAGTTCGTTGACACATTTCGCCATTTCCACCCGACCCGCCCCAACGCCTTCACCTGCTGGTCCACCCTCACCGGCGCCCGGCAGACCAACTATGGCACGCGCATTGATTACATCTTTGCCGACCGGCCGTTGGCCGaggagcacttcctgtctgcggACATCATGCCGGACGTGGAGGGGTCGGATCACTGTCCGGTGCAGGGGCGCCTGTGCTGCTCCCCGCTGCAGagcccccgctgccccccgcTGTGCACACGCTTCATGCCCGAGTTTGCCGGAAGGCAGCAGAAGCTCTCGCGCTTCCTGGTCCAGGTGGGTCCGCAGGAACAGGACGCCCTGCCCGGCTCGCAGGAGCTGGGGGAGATCCGGGAGAACCTCCGTCCGCCGGCCGATGCTGGGAGCGCCGCCAGAATTGGGAACATGGCCGGCAGGAAGAGGGGTCCCACAAAGGAGACTCCTGCCCCCAGGGGCAAGAGGATCAAAACCCATAACCCACCAAAACCTCAGGGAAACCTGCTGGCCTTCTTCAAGCCCGCAGCCAGCCAAGGGTCTCGCAGCTGTTTTGTGAAGGGGCAGGACGGGTCTGAGGACAcgggcacacagcacagtgaaggGAGGGCACGGGTACAAGGGGGGCTCTCGCCGCCTCCTGATATCACAAAGAGGGGATCTGTGGAAGGAGATGGCGGGGCTATGGAAAGAGAGGGTGGGGCTGTTGAAAGAGAGGGCGGGGCTATGGAAGGAGAGGGTGGGGCTGTTGAAGGAGAGGGTGGGGCTGAACCCTGTCCCAGGGGGGCCTGCCCTTTGGGGTTCTGGAAGGCAGTGTTGCATGGCCCGCCGCAGCCACCCCTCTGCAAGGTGCACCAGGAGCCCTGTGTGCTCAGGACCGTCAGGAAGGCAGGGCCCAACATGGGCCGGCGCTTCTTCGTCTGTTGCCGCCCCCAGGGCCATGCCTCCAACCCCCAGGCCCGCTGCAACTTCTTCACCTGGGTGGATAAGGGCAGGTAG
- the apex2 gene encoding DNA-(apurinic or apyrimidinic site) lyase 2 isoform X1: MKIVTWNINGIRTFKGGIKKALDLLDADIICFQETKVTRDLLDERTAVVDGYNSYFSFSRGRSGYSGVATFCKDRVAPFAAEEGLTGLLTSHDGSVGCYGDQSQFSMEELQMLDNEGRAVITQHKVMCQNQEKTLTVLNVYCPRADPEKPDRKLFKLQFYRMLQNRAEALLGAGSHVIVLGDVNTSHRPIDHCDPDDLESFEDNPGRKWLNNFLFGKAEGEGLEKEEGDREVGPESQEPGGCGGGKFVDTFRHFHPTRPNAFTCWSTLTGARQTNYGTRIDYIFADRPLAEEHFLSADIMPDVEGSDHCPVQGRLCCSPLQSPRCPPLCTRFMPEFAGRQQKLSRFLVQVGPQEQDALPGSQELGEIRENLRPPADAGSAARIGNMAGRKRGPTKETPAPRGKRIKTHNPPKPQGNLLAFFKPAASQGSRSCFVKGQDGSEDTGTQHSEGRARVQGGLSPPPDITKRGSVEGDGGAMEREGGAVEREGGAMEGEGGAVEGEGGAEPCPRGACPLGFWKAVLHGPPQPPLCKVHQEPCVLRTVRKAGPNMGRRFFVCCRPQGHASNPQARCNFFTWVDKGR; this comes from the exons atgaagattGTCACTTGGAACATAAACGGCATAAGAACTTTCAAAGGCGGAATTAAGAAAGCATTGGATTTGCTCGACGCTGatataatttgttttcaggAGACAAAAGTGACAA GGGACCTGCTGGACGAGAGAACTGCGGTTGTGGACGGTTACAATTCTTATTTCAGCTTCAGCCGAGGACGAAGCGGTTACTCAG GGGTAGCTACTTTCTGCAAAGACAGGGTTGCACCCTTTGCTGCAGAAGAGGGACTGACAGGCCTGCTGACCAGTCATGATGGGAGTGTTGGGTGCTATGGTGACCAGAGCCAGTTTTCTATGGAGGAGCTGCAGATGCTGGATAATGAAGGAAGAGCTGTCATCACACAGCACAAAGTGAT GTGTCAGAACCAGGAGAAAACCCTTACCGTGCTCAATGTGTACTGCCCACGGGCGGACCCAGAGAAGCCTGACAGGAAGCTCTTCAAACTGCAGTTCTACAGAATGCTCCAGAACAGAGCTGAGGCCTTACTGGGAGCAGGGAG CCATGTGATCGTCCTGGGAGATGTGAACACTTCCCACAGGCCCATTGACCACTGCGACCCCGATGACCTG gaaagtTTTGAGGATAATCCTGGCAGAAAGTGGCTGAACAACTTCCTGTTTGGGAAGgctgaaggggaggggcttgagAAGGAGGAGGGCGACAGAGAGGTGGGGCCAGAGTCCCAGGAGCCTGGTGGCTGTGGTGGTGGAAAGTTCGTTGACACATTTCGCCATTTCCACCCGACCCGCCCCAACGCCTTCACCTGCTGGTCCACCCTCACCGGCGCCCGGCAGACCAACTATGGCACGCGCATTGATTACATCTTTGCCGACCGGCCGTTGGCCGaggagcacttcctgtctgcggACATCATGCCGGACGTGGAGGGGTCGGATCACTGTCCGGTGCAGGGGCGCCTGTGCTGCTCCCCGCTGCAGagcccccgctgccccccgcTGTGCACACGCTTCATGCCCGAGTTTGCCGGAAGGCAGCAGAAGCTCTCGCGCTTCCTGGTCCAGGTGGGTCCGCAGGAACAGGACGCCCTGCCCGGCTCGCAGGAGCTGGGGGAGATCCGGGAGAACCTCCGTCCGCCGGCCGATGCTGGGAGCGCCGCCAGAATTGGGAACATGGCCGGCAGGAAGAGGGGTCCCACAAAGGAGACTCCTGCCCCCAGGGGCAAGAGGATCAAAACCCATAACCCACCAAAACCTCAGGGAAACCTGCTGGCCTTCTTCAAGCCCGCAGCCAGCCAAGGGTCTCGCAGCTGTTTTGTGAAGGGGCAGGACGGGTCTGAGGACAcgggcacacagcacagtgaaggGAGGGCACGGGTACAAGGGGGGCTCTCGCCGCCTCCTGATATCACAAAGAGGGGATCTGTGGAAGGAGATGGCGGGGCTATGGAAAGAGAGGGTGGGGCTGTTGAAAGAGAGGGCGGGGCTATGGAAGGAGAGGGTGGGGCTGTTGAAGGAGAGGGTGGGGCTGAACCCTGTCCCAGGGGGGCCTGCCCTTTGGGGTTCTGGAAGGCAGTGTTGCATGGCCCGCCGCAGCCACCCCTCTGCAAGGTGCACCAGGAGCCCTGTGTGCTCAGGACCGTCAGGAAGGCAGGGCCCAACATGGGCCGGCGCTTCTTCGTCTGTTGCCGCCCCCAGGGCCATGCCTCCAACCCCCAGGCCCGCTGCAACTTCTTCACCTGGGTGGATAAGGGCAGGTAG